The DNA region CTGCTTTTTGGAGTGGAGTATTCTTTCGAAATTTCCAAATATTCATTAATAGTCACTTTCACGGGAATAGACGGAAAATTTTTAAGCTCGCTAATGGCCATTTGCAACAAAGTATAATCTATAGAAGCAATACGCTCAGCATCCCAGTTTTTTGTTTTGGCTTCTATTTCCTTATTGATGGCCGAACGGTTTAAAAGCGTTTTTCTAAACAGTTCGATGGCAAACTGCTTATCGTCAATATCTTTATACAATTTTGGGGTAAAAAAGTGTTCGTTGCTGGTTAGCTTTGCTTTGCGCAACAATTTCAAAATAGTGGTGTTTACCGTTGGTAAATCGTCAAGCCAAGTGAGGTTTTTATCCTCCAAATAATCGTAAAGTTTTTCGTTGGGGGCAATGATTTCCTTAAAAATATCGACTAAAAACTCTTTGTCTTCTTTAAAATCAGACACTCTGGTTTTCATGTATTCTTTGTAAAGGTCGCTCGCCGTTATGGCTTTAAAGATCACTTCAACATACTCGTCGTCCAAATCCCAATAATTGGTATTATGGGCCTTAAATGCATCTTTAAGCGATTCGTTTTCAGAAATCAATTTCAGCAATTGGTTGTTAACGAACTTTCTGTTAGGATCCTTGTCTTCTTTAGTAGCCAAATGTTTGTTTTGCTTTTTGTGCAAATCGGTCTCGGCTTTTTTCTGAACTTCAATCAATAACGACATCAGCAGTAAATACAAATTGTACATATTGTCTATACTAAACAGTAAAAATTTTTGGTCTTTACTAAAATCGTCACTTTCGCTCCCCCTAAAGGCATAAAGTGTTTGCATTACTTTTACACGGATATGGCGCCTGCTCAACATCATTACAAAGAACTGTTTTAAAAAAGATGAAATTTATCTTGGTTTTACGCGGCAAAAATAAAACTATATTTAAAAACCGCATACTTTTATTTACTTTAATAAAGAATTTCTAGAAACGAATGAATTCTCCTTTTAACTTTGCCTCAGAGATTGTTCTTCTCTAAAGATTCTTTATTTAGATTCCCGCTTTATTCATGGGCACTTACTCTTAATTTTTGAATTCATGAATCTTCGATTTCACGGGAATGACAATTTCAACGGAAACCCCGATGCAAACATTCGGGGAATTCTTTTTGATTAAAAAGATTCGCCTTCTGAAAGCGGTTTTGAAAGAAATCCTAACACCACCCCAAACCAAAGCTTTAAAGTATTTTTAACAATTAGCTAGCCTTAGCCCCTGCTTTTATTGGTATTTAAACCCTATATTTGCGTTCTACTTTAGGTTTATAATGAAGGAACTACAGCACTTAAATAAATACTTTTTAAAATATAAAACACATTTAATTATAGGGGTTATCATCACCATTATAGCCCGGATTTTTTTGCTGTTTACCCCACGCTATGTAAAACAGATTTTTGTGGTTATTGAAAACTACATGGATGGTGAAGTTACCAAAACGGCGCTAAAATCTGAATTGACCGAAGTGATCCTGTTTATAATTGGTGCCGCAGTAGTTGGAGCCTTGCTCACATTTTTTATGCGCCAAACCATTATTAATGTATCGCGTTATATTGAGTTCGATTTAAAAAATGAAGTTTACGAACAGTACCAAAAACTTTCACTGAACTTTTACAAAAAAAACAGAACGGGCGATTTAATGAACCGTATTACCGAAGACGTAGGCCGTGTGCGTATGTATGTTGGTCCCGCGCTTATGTACAGCATCAACACCATCACCCTGTTTATCATCGTAATCATTTACATGGTAAATGCTTCGCCAAAACTAACGCTTTACACCATTGTACCCTTACCCATTCTTTCGGTGATTATCTATAAATTGAGCAAGGAAATACACAAGCGCAGTACTATTGTTCAGGAATATTTATCGCAGCTATCCACCTTTACGCAAGAATCTTTTAGTGGTATTTCGGTGATAAAAGCCTACGGTATAGAACCACAAACATCTGCCAACTTTAAAACCTTGGCGAAAGAAAGCAAGGAAAAACAAATCAGTTTGGCCAATGTACAGGCTTGGTTTTTCCCGATGATGATTTTACTCATTGGTACCAGCAACCTCATGGTGGTTTATATTGGCGGCATGCAGTACATTAATGGCGAAATTGAAAGTGTGGGAACCATAGCCGAGTTTATCATTTATGTAAACATGCTAACTTGGCCCGTCGCAACCGTGGGCTGGGTAACTTCAATAGTACAACAGGCCGAAGCCTCCCAAAAGCGTATCAATGAGTTTTTAAAAATTGAACCCGAAATAAAAAATACGCCCACAACTGAAACCCATGTTGATGGCAATATCAGCTTCAATAATGTCTATTTCACTTATGACGACACGAATATTCAAGCTTTAAAAGGCGTAAGTTTTAATATCAACGAAGGCGAAACTTTAGCCATTTTGGGAAAAACCGGTTCCGGAAAATCGACTATTTTAGATCTGATTGGACGCCTTTATGACATTGATCAAGGTAGCATTACTATTGGCGGAACCCACATAAACCATCATCATTTAACCAGTTTGCGCGAAAGTATTGGTTACGTGCCGCAAGATGCTTTTTTGTTTTCAGATAGTATTAAAAACAATATAAAATTTGGAAAACAGGACGCTACCGATGATGATGTTGTTGAGGCTGCAAAAAACGCGCAAGTGCATAAAAACATCATCAAGTTCAACAAAGGTTACGATACCGTTTTGGGCGAACGCGGTATTACACTTTCGGGCGGACAAAAGCAGCGGGTTTCCATTGCACGGGCTATTATCAAGTCTCCGAAAATTTTGTTGTTCGACGATTGTCTTTCGGCCGTTGATACCGAAACCGAAGAAAAAATCCTGAAAACGCTCAATAAAATTTCAAAAGGAAAGACCTCTGTTATTGTTAGCCACCGAGTGTCTTCAGCTAAAAATGCAGATAAAATTATTGTTCTGGATGATGGCAAAATAGTTCAGGAAGGCAACCATGAATCTTTAATCAACGTTGAGGGCTACTACCAAAATCTATATTTAAAGCAGTTAAGCGAAACAACTGAAAAATAACATTTTACAGATTCACCCCACAAAACCAGTTCTGTTTTTTGTTCAATAAAAAGTCAAAAAGAGAAAAGAAACTTCAAAAAATGTTGGTTAGTTTAGCTTTTTTTTAGATTTTTGGAACACTATTGATTAATAAACATAATTTAATTGAACGATGAACAATAACGGAATGATGGAGAAAGAGGAAATTTTTTCGAAAGTATTAAGAGCAGGAAGACGTACTTATTTTTTTGATGTGAGAGCCACAAAAGCTGATGATTACTACCTTACAATAACCGAAAGCAAAAAGTTTACCAATGACGACGGGTCGTTTTATTATAAAAAGCACAAAATCTACATTTACAAAGAAGATTTTAACGAGTTCAAGGATATTTTAGCCGAAACTACCGAATATATCATTAGAGAAAAAGGCGACGAAGTAATCAGCGAGCGCCACCAAAAAGACTTTAAAAAAGAATATGATAGCGAACCACGCGTTACCGAAGATGAGTTAAAAACAACATCGGGAAGTTTTACTGATATTGATTTTGATGATATTTAAAAATCGTTCTTATAAAAAACAAAACCGCAACAGAAATGTTGCGGTTTTTTTATGCTTAAAAAGTTCCCTGTCAGATTGAGCGCAGTCGAAATCATTTTAAAATGACAACTGCCATTTAACTATAAATTAATTGACCGAAGTACCATTTTTAACTTTGATCTCAGGGTTTAAAAGATATACGTCTTTTCCACTAACCGCCCCAACCACCAAACATTCGCTCATAAATTTGGCGATTTGTTTTCTGGGGAAATTCACCACCGCTACAATTTGTTTCTGCAATAAATCCTCTTTTTTATACAAAGTGGTAATCTGTGCCGATGATTTTTTAATTCCCAATTCTCCAAAATCTATAACCAATTGGAAAGCCGGATTTCTAGCTTCGGGAAAATCGTTAACCTCAATAATGGTTCCTACACGCAGATCGATTTTACTAAAGTCTTCAAAAGTTATCGCTTCATTCATTTTTCAAAAATATAAATTATCACGAACTTTGGGCTAAACTTTTAAATATGGCACGTACCCCTTCCAATATGCTTCCGCTCGGTACACAAGCACCGTTTTTCGAACTTCAGGATACCGTTAGCGAGAACCTTGTTAGTATTGAGCAAATTAAAGGCGAAAAAGGCACTGTGGTTATGTTTATTTGCAACCACTGCCCTTTTGTTATCCATGTGAATGAAGAAATGGTAAAAGTGGCCAACACTTACGCAGAAAAAGGGATTGGTTTTGTCGCGATTTCAAGCAATGATGTGGAAAACTATCCGCAGGATTCTCCTGAAAAAATGAAAGTCCATGCCAAAGAAAACCATTACCCGTTTCCTTATTTGTACGATGAAACCCAGGAAATAGCCAAAGCTTACGATGCGGCCTGCACCCCCGATTTTTATGTTTTTGATGCTGATTTGAAATTGGTTTACCGCGGTCAATTGGATAGCTCTAGACCTGAAAATGGCATCCCCGTCACGGGTGAGGATTTAAGACATGCTTTAGATTGCCTCGCTGAAGGACGCGAAAATACCCAATTGCAAAAACCAAGTATTGGCTGCAATATAAAATGGAAGCCTTAAACCAGTTTTAACTGGAATACCCCAACATCCAACCACTGGCCAAACTTGTACCCCACTTCATTAAAATGGGCGACTTGTTTAAAGTTTAATTTTTTGTGGAGTTTTACGCTGGCATCATTGGGCAAAGTCAAAACCCCTAGCGCCATGTGGAAGTTTTTTGCTTTTAAAAGGCTCAGTAATTCGGTGTAAAGTTTAGTACCAATTTGCTTTCCGTGTTCGCCATGCTTTACATAAACAGTAGTTTCAACGGTATTTTTGTAAGCTGGT from Tamlana crocina includes:
- a CDS encoding PUR family DNA/RNA-binding protein yields the protein MNNNGMMEKEEIFSKVLRAGRRTYFFDVRATKADDYYLTITESKKFTNDDGSFYYKKHKIYIYKEDFNEFKDILAETTEYIIREKGDEVISERHQKDFKKEYDSEPRVTEDELKTTSGSFTDIDFDDI
- the nusB gene encoding transcription antitermination factor NusB translates to MMLSRRHIRVKVMQTLYAFRGSESDDFSKDQKFLLFSIDNMYNLYLLLMSLLIEVQKKAETDLHKKQNKHLATKEDKDPNRKFVNNQLLKLISENESLKDAFKAHNTNYWDLDDEYVEVIFKAITASDLYKEYMKTRVSDFKEDKEFLVDIFKEIIAPNEKLYDYLEDKNLTWLDDLPTVNTTILKLLRKAKLTSNEHFFTPKLYKDIDDKQFAIELFRKTLLNRSAINKEIEAKTKNWDAERIASIDYTLLQMAISELKNFPSIPVKVTINEYLEISKEYSTPKSSIFINGILDKLVKEYEASDKLNKVGRGLM
- a CDS encoding thioredoxin family protein — its product is MARTPSNMLPLGTQAPFFELQDTVSENLVSIEQIKGEKGTVVMFICNHCPFVIHVNEEMVKVANTYAEKGIGFVAISSNDVENYPQDSPEKMKVHAKENHYPFPYLYDETQEIAKAYDAACTPDFYVFDADLKLVYRGQLDSSRPENGIPVTGEDLRHALDCLAEGRENTQLQKPSIGCNIKWKP
- a CDS encoding ABC transporter ATP-binding protein, with the translated sequence MKELQHLNKYFLKYKTHLIIGVIITIIARIFLLFTPRYVKQIFVVIENYMDGEVTKTALKSELTEVILFIIGAAVVGALLTFFMRQTIINVSRYIEFDLKNEVYEQYQKLSLNFYKKNRTGDLMNRITEDVGRVRMYVGPALMYSINTITLFIIVIIYMVNASPKLTLYTIVPLPILSVIIYKLSKEIHKRSTIVQEYLSQLSTFTQESFSGISVIKAYGIEPQTSANFKTLAKESKEKQISLANVQAWFFPMMILLIGTSNLMVVYIGGMQYINGEIESVGTIAEFIIYVNMLTWPVATVGWVTSIVQQAEASQKRINEFLKIEPEIKNTPTTETHVDGNISFNNVYFTYDDTNIQALKGVSFNINEGETLAILGKTGSGKSTILDLIGRLYDIDQGSITIGGTHINHHHLTSLRESIGYVPQDAFLFSDSIKNNIKFGKQDATDDDVVEAAKNAQVHKNIIKFNKGYDTVLGERGITLSGGQKQRVSIARAIIKSPKILLFDDCLSAVDTETEEKILKTLNKISKGKTSVIVSHRVSSAKNADKIIVLDDGKIVQEGNHESLINVEGYYQNLYLKQLSETTEK
- a CDS encoding N-acetyltransferase family protein → MIRAFQHNDAKALLDIYNHYVLHSVATFDDTPLEIGVFSEKLKHIEEVYPILVFEENNNILGYAYGSQFRPKPAYKNTVETTVYVKHGEHGKQIGTKLYTELLSLLKAKNFHMALGVLTLPNDASVKLHKKLNFKQVAHFNEVGYKFGQWLDVGVFQLKLV
- a CDS encoding tRNA-binding protein, with amino-acid sequence MNEAITFEDFSKIDLRVGTIIEVNDFPEARNPAFQLVIDFGELGIKKSSAQITTLYKKEDLLQKQIVAVVNFPRKQIAKFMSECLVVGAVSGKDVYLLNPEIKVKNGTSVN